The DNA region GTACAATGGTTTTATAAAATTATCTACAGCCTGCCCTATAACTAATGTGGCAGACATAAATTTCAACTTGAAAAATATAAAAAAATGTATTGATGAAGCTTTAGAAGACAATTCTAAATTAATAGTTTTTCCTGAACTATCCATAACGTCTTATACCTGCGGGGATTTATTTAATCAAAAAAAGTTACTATTTAAAAGTGAAGAGGCCCTACAAAATTTATGCTTATTTTCTAAAGACAAAGATATCTTAATAGCTGTAGGTGCTCCTTTATACTCTAATTCGTGTCTTTACAACTGTGCATTTATTATATTCAAAGGTAAAATTTTAGGAATAGTCCCAAAAAGTTATATACCAAATTACTCGGAGTTTTATGAAAAAAGATGGTTTTCAGAAGGCCTTAGAATAGTAGATAAACATATTGACTTGAAATTTCAAAAACATATACCATTTGGAACAAACTTAATTTTCACCTGTGGCTCCTTTAAATTTGGAGTGGAAATCTGTGAAGATCTTTGGGTTACAATACCTCCTAGTAGTTATTTAAGTTTACTTGGTGCTAATGTTATAGGAAACCTTTCTGCATCTAATGAATTGGTAAGCAAAGCTAACTATAGAAAAAATTTAATTTCAAATCAAAGTGCTAGATGTATGTGTGCTTATGCCTATGCCTCCTCAGGGGTGTTTGAATCTTCCACAGACTTAGTTTTTGGTGGTCATCTTCTAATCGGTGAAAATGGAAATATATTAAGTGAAAATAATAGATTTCATAGAGAAAACCAAGTAGTAACTTCTATAATAGACATAGATAAACTAGTATCTGAAAGGCTTAAAAATATCTCCTTTAGAGATAGCGTTAAATTATGTCCTTTTGAAGCTTTAGAAATTCCTTTTGAATTTTCTGATTTAAATTTAGGCAAATTTACAAGATATATAGACAAACATCCTTTTGTTCCTGGAAATTCTGAAGAAAGAAGCTTAAGATGTAGTGAAATTTTCAACATTCAAGCATCAGCTCTAGCCAAAAGATTGACCCATACTAACAGTAAAAAAGTTATAGTAGGTATTTCTGGAGGATTAGATTCCACATTAGCTCTTTTAGTAATAGTAAAAACTTTTAAGCTTTTAAATCTTCCAAGTGAAAACATAATAGCTATTACTCTGCCCGGTTTTGGAACCACAGATAGGACCTATAACAATGCAGTATCCCTTTGTCAAAAATTAAAAACTGATTTTAGAGAAATAAATATAGTAGATGCCTGTTTGCAACATTTTAAAGACATAAACCATCCAGTAGAAAATCATGATGTAACCTATGAGAATGTGCAAGCAAGAGAAAGAACTCAAATACTTATGGATATTGCTAATAAAGAAGGCGGCTTGCTAATAGGAACTGGTGATTTGTCAGAATTAGCTTTAGGTTGGTGCACCTACAATGGAGACCATATGTCCATGTACTCCGTAAACTGTTCTGTGCCTAAAACACTTGTTAGATATTTAGTAAGATATGTAGCTGAAAATGAAGTAGCTGAAGATATTTCTAATATACTTATAGATATACTTCATACTCCTGTAAGTCCTGAACTACTTCCTAAAGATAAAAATGGTGAAATAACTCAGAAAACCGAAGATATAGTAGGCCCTTATGAGCTTCATGATTTTTTCTTATATCATTTTATAAAAACAGGCTCCACTAAAGAAAAAATACTATTCCTTGCCGAAAAAGCTTTTGACGGAGACTATAATAAAGAAACTATAAATCTATGGCTTGAAAAGTTCATAAAAAGATTCTTTACACAACAATTTAAACGTTCAGCTATTCCAGATGGACCAAAGGTTGGAACTATAAGCCTTTCTCCAAGAGGAGATTGGAGAATGCCTTCTGATGCCAGCTTTAATAGCTTTCTATAACTACTAACTAAATTTTCAGAGTTATAAAACCACACTTGCCATTTATATTTATCATAAATGGCAAGTCTCCCTACCTAAACTAGCACCCTAGCCCTCTAGCAAACTAACTCCGGCCCCCTAGCACACTGGCACACTAACTCTGGCCCACTATTTATACAGGTCCACAACCAGCCCTGTTATCTCATCAACAGTACTGGCTATATTTAAATTTTCACATTGTTCATTTAAAATAGCTGCAGTGATTTCTTCTAACTTTTCATCCACTGTTTCCACAGTTATAAAGTATTGAGTTTGCCAAAAACTTATATCTTTTTCTACCTTATACATATGCGATAAAACTGATTGCAAATACTCTTTTATAAGATTTTTATAAGCTTTCACATCTCTATAAGACTTAGTAATAGCCAACCTATTTCCCTTTTTCTTTATATTATCTAGCATTTCCTTCATTTCTTTTTGAGATTTTTGTTGTCTTGCAAAATTAAAATTTTGTGAAAAGTCTTTTTTATTCTTAATCTCATGTTTTTCTTGAGGAATTCCTACATTTCTTCCAATTCTATTTATTTCCACAACAACACCTCTATTTCACTTTGTATATTAATTCTCTTTCTTATAAACTTTTAATAATAAAATATATATTTATTAAATAGTGATATGATTTTTATCATTTATATTACTAACAATAATATTCGTAATAATTAATATTTTCTTCACCGAATAAGCTTTTGGTCTTCTATAATTATTATATAACATCTTCTAAAAAAATTCTTCTGTTTGCATATATGAAAATCGAAAGTTATAATTAAGCTTGGAGGTGGAACCATGAACGAACTTTTCACTATGTTCTTAACTTTTTTTAAAATAGGAGCTTTTACCTTTGGAGGTGGCTATGCTATGATACCTCTTATAGAAGCAGAAGTTGTAACTAGAAGACATTGGATTTCTAAGGAAGAATTTGTGGATATAATTGTCATTTCTCAATCATTCCCTGGAGCCCTTGCAGTAAATTGCTCAACTTTTATAGGTTATAAAATGGGGGGAATATTAGGTGCTATACTTGCTCTTTTAGGGGTTATAATGCCCTCATTTTTTATAATAATTGCTATAGCTGCTCTTTTTGTGCAATTTAGAAACAACTACATAGTAGATTTAATATTTAAAGGTATAGGTGCTGCCGTACCAATTTTAATATTAGTAGCCATAAGCAGTCTATTTAAGTCAGTAAAAAAAACTTACATAAATTATATAATTATACTACTATCCATTATAGCTATAGCTATATTTAAAGTTAGCCCTATATGGGTTGTGGTATGTTCTGCACTATACGGAATAATTTTTTTAAGGAAGCAGGTGCAATAATGAAGTTACTAATAGATATATTCTTAACTTTTTTAAAAATAGGTGCTTTCAGCTTTGGTGGTGGATATGCAATGCTTCCATTAATTCAAAAGGAAATAGTAGAAAAACATCAATGGATTAGTTTTAATACATTTAAAGATATAATAGGTGTATCTCAAATGACTCCTGGTCCCATAGCTATAAATTCAGCTACCTTTGTAGGTTATAAAGTTGCAGGAATAAAGGGAAGTTTATCAGGAACTTTAGGTGTTATAACTTTTTCTTTTATATTAGTTACCGTAGCAACTCATTACCTTATGAAGTTCAAAGACTCCAAGTTAATTAAATCAGCTCTTTTAGGTATGCGCCCCGCTCTAGTGGGACTTATAATTGCAGCTTTTATTCAGCTTGGTAAAGACTCTTATGTAGAAATAAAAGCAATTGTAATAGGGCTTATAATTGCCTTTTTATCATTTAAAACAAAACTTCATCCAATCTTAATAATTGTAATTTCAGCTGTATTAGGAATAATCTTTTATAGCATATAAGAAAATTATGACTTTGTCATAATTTTCAGTGGGCTAGGGTGTCCGAGGTCTAGTGGACTAGTAAAGGATTATTTTCCTACACTGTGCTATGGAAAATCTTTGATTTATAAAAAAGAGAGCGCTCATAATATTTTTTAGGCGTAGCCTTTCGAAAAATTATATGATACTTATCAAAATAACATAATAGCTAAAATTTAATTCATTTTGCCGTGAGGCATAGGGTTGTATAAATTTTAGTTTTAGTATTTTCGCTGGCTATCGCCAATAAAAGATTTAAGTTAAACCAAAAAAGATAACATAATTTCACGTTGTGAAATTATGTTATCTTTTTTAAATTGTAAAATTTTTCGTAATGTAATGAAGAAAAATCATCCTTTACTAGTCCTCTAGCACACTGTCCAACTAGCACACTTAAGCCATAAATCGCGGCACTTCTGCCGCAATTTATTCTTATGCTGCTTGTTCTTCAGCTTGTTTTTTGTTTTCTGGTCTATTATACTTTTTAGTAAATACTACTAATAACATTACTGATGCTATTATATATATAACTCCTGTAACATAATAAGCTTTTCCATATCCATTTTGTAGTGAGAATATAAATTGTTTTCCTAATACTCCAGCTACAACTTGTGCAATACCTTGAGCTACATATATAACTGCATTATAAGCTGGTCTAGCTTCTTTACTTACAAACTCCATTGGCAAAGCTTGTTGTACTGGCATAGCTGCATTCATAAATCCTGATCTTAAGAATAAACCTGTTCCTACTGCCATTACCATGTGACTTCCAAAAGCTGCTCCATTTGCTATAACCAACATAAATGGTATTGATACTAGAGCTAGTCCACCTAGAGACACAACTCTTCCTAATTTCTTAACAATCCATGGTGATACAAATATAAACATAACCATTGCAAAGTATTGGTAAGAAATAAGTGATGAAATAGTTGCTCTATCTATTCCCATTCTACTTAAGAATACTGAGAAGTAAGGAGTAATTAATGATGCTCCAAGTCTTATTAAGAATGCGAAAAGTACGAATAATACTATATATTTATTCAAGAATGCTTTCCAGTTCATTTTTTCCTTTGTTTCCTTTTTGACTTTCTTATAGTCTTGAGGAATTTCTTTTATTAATAATATTGGTACAAGTGTCATTGCTGCTACCACAGCGTATATTAATAAAGCATCTTTATGAGCTCCTATATAAGCTTGCAATTGTGTTGGATTAAAATCTGCTATCTTTTCTGTTAAAGTTTTTGCTTCTGCATATCCAATTCCTAATCTTGAAGCAAATCTATGAGATATTAATTTTCCACCTGACCATGTTCCAGCGATCATACCTAATATGTTTGTCCATAAAGTTGTTGAGAATATTTTTTCTCTGTTTTCTTCAGTAGTATAACAGCTTAAAAATGGTGATAATATAGCGTCGAACATACATACACCTATCATTATTACTGATGCTGCTATAGCAACTAACATAACTGAGCTTGACTTAGTTATTAATAATGTTCCTCCTATAAAAGCTATAGGTGAAAATGCTAAAACTTTTTTATAACCAAGCTTAGGTACTATTAATAAAAGAGCTGCACCACCATAAAAACCTATTCCCATTATTATTGACATACTAGCAGCTATTCCTTTTGTAGCTGCTGATGCATCAAGAAAAGTAACCATTGTATCAAGAGCTACTCCACCAAGCACTCCCATGAATATATATGCTATTATAAACATCCAACTATTAAAACTAGATCTCTTTTCCATTTCCATGTTTTTTTGCTCCCCCCCGATTAATCTAAAAGATTAATATCTTAAAACGTTTACTCCATGTTCACCTACCGCATTGCTCTATATTATATAAGTATAGAATCCTACGCTAGTTACACTTTTGAATAATAAATTTTTAGTTTATGTATAAATTTTTCATATTAAAGGATTTATTAAAATAATTTCAACTGCATAATATTTTTTCACAACATCACACTGGGCCCTAATGTGAGTTTTGAAATCAATTACAATATAATATATTTTGTTTTGAAAAGCAACACTTTGTCAAATAGTAGCATAATTGATTTTACAAAGTTAGACACATGCTTTTTTCTAAAAATATTATAATATTAAATTTAAAAAGCATTTTATCAATCCGTAATTGGCACATATATATCTGATATTGTTTTCCTTTGAAATACACATTTCTTCTATTAAGTGTCATTTCAACAGAAACACTTTTTAGCTATTTTACAATAATTTCAAAAATATTAATGCTATAATATTGAATTATTAAAATTCGAGTATTGCATATTTGTTATTTTTTTGCGAATTTATTACAACTTTTTTACAAGAAATATTAACTTATATAAAAAAATTTAAAAAAAAATAGATATTTTTCAGTCATTGTTAAATTTTTGTTCAATTAAAATTTACTAATATGTAATTATATTACATATTAGTATTTAAATTTTCAATAAAATTAAATACTACCTTTGTCGCTAATCTACATTCATCCACTTACAACTTGATCAACTTTCACATATAATTTTTAAATTTAACATCAAGTGAATAAAGAAAATACAAATATAATTTTTAATTTAAAATTAAGATTGAAATTCCTATATAATTTCTTGAATTTATATTTTATCCAAAACTCTTAAATGAGTTTTATCCTTCAATTTTCAATCTTTATTTTATAACTGAAAAAGTTGAATAATTAAATAAAAAGCTTTGAAAATAAGTTTCTTGGAAATTATAAACTTTGTTCACATATTATGAAGTAGGTATTGATATTTATATACATAATATGTTATAATTACCTAAGTTATTATATACAAAGGGGAGTAGCAGAAGCTTAAAAATGCTTTGAATTGTTCGTCATTACGGCTTAGCCCGGACAATTTACTCTAGGAATTGAGTTTGCAAGACCTTTGTCCTAATATTCTTTAGGACAAAGGTCTTTTTATTTATTATATTTCTTTATTCTTTTAAAAATTTATAATAAATTATGCAATTATATTAAATAATATGAAAGAGGTGAATAATAATGTGGTACAAAAAAAGTAAAGAGGAGACCATAGAAGCTTTAAATGTAAGAATTTCCACTGGTCTTTCTTCAGAAGAAGTAAAAAGAAGGAAGGAAAAATATGGTCTAAACCAATTAGCTACTAAAAAACAAAAAAGTCTCTTTAAAATGGTATTTGAACAACTAAATGATATACTAATATACATACTTCTAGCTGCCGCTGTAGCTTCAGGCTTTTTAGGGGAAATAAGTGATTCTATTATAATAGGAATAGTTATAATAATTAATGCAGTCGTAGGAGTTATTCAAGAATCAAAAGCTGAAAAAGCTCTTGAAGCCCTCAAAAAACTTTCCACACCTAAAGCTTTAGTTAAACGTGATGGTGAAGTAAAAGAAATTTCCTCAACAGAAGTTGTACCAGGAGACGTAGTAGTACTTGATGCTGGTAGATTCATACCTTGCGACTTAAGGCTTATAGAAACCGCAAACCTTAAAGTTGAAGAATCTGCCCTTACAGGAGAATCTGTTCCTGTAGATAAAAATGCAGACCTTTTATTAAATGAAGATGTACCTTTAGGTGACCAAAAAAACTCAGCCTTTATGTCCACACTTGTAACCTATGGTAGAGGTCTTGGAATAGCTATAGGAACTGGAATGAACACTGAAATAGGTAAAATAGCAAAAATGCTTGATGAAAGTGAAAATGAACAAACCCCTCTACAAAAGAAACTTGAACAATTAGGAAAAATCTTAGGTATAGGAGCTCTAGTTGTATGTGGAGTTATGTTTTTTGTAGGATTACTTCAAAAAAGACCTGCATTTGAAATGTTTTTAACTTCTATAAGTTTAGCTGTAGCAGCTATTCCAGAAGGATTACCTGCTATAGTTACTATTGTTCTGGCTATGGGCGTTCAAAAGATGATAAAGAGAAATGCCATAGTTAGAAAATTACCTGCAGTAGAAACCCTAGGTTCAGTAAATATAGTTTGTTCAGATAAAACTGGTACTTTAACTCAAAATAAAATGACCGTTACAAAATTCTTTGCAGACGATTCATTGTATAATATTGAAGATTTAAATCCAGAAAATCCTGTACAAAAACTTCTTATGGAAAATTTAATTTTATGTAATGATGCCACTTTTTCTGTTGAGTCAGAAACAGGCGATCCTACAGAAATAGCATTACTAGCTGCAGGAAATAAATTCAATATACTTAAAGAAGATTTAGAAGCTTCTCATACAAGAGTAAATGAAATTCCTTTTGATTCAGATAGGAAATTAATGACCACTGTAAATAAATACGGAGATAAATATTATGTAATGACTAAAGGTGCTATAGATAATCTACTTAATATAATAGATAAAGCCTATATAAATGGAGAATTTGTAACTCTTACTGAAGATCTTAAAAACCAAATAATAAAAGCTTCATATGCTATGTCTGAGGATGCCTTAAGAGTTCTAGGAGCTGCTTATAAAATTATAGATTCTCCTGATATATCTATAGAAGATTTAGAAAAAGATTTAACGTTCATAGGTCTTGTAGGAATGATTGACCCTCCTAGACTAGAAGTTAAGGATTCCATTTCTTTATGTAAAAGCGCAGGTATTAAAACTATAATGATAACTGGAGACCATAAAAAGACTGCTTTTGCCATAGCTAAAGAATTAGATATAGCTACAGATGAAAATGAGGCTATATCCGGTATGGAATTAGATAAATTATCTCAAGAAGAATTAAATAATAAAGTAGACAATTTAAGAGTATTTGCAAGGGTTTCACCAGAACACAAAGTTATGATAGTAAAAGCCTTTAAGTCTAAGGGAAATATAGTTTCCATGACTGGTGATGGTGTAAATGATGCCCCTTCTTTAAAATCTGCTGACATAGGTGTTGCTATGGGTATAACTGGTACCGACGTTGCAAAAGGTGCTGCTGACATGGTACTTACAGATGATAACTTCTCTACTATAGTTAAAGCCATTGAAGAAGGTAGAAATATATTTAATAACATTAAAAAATCTATATTATTCCTACTTTCATGTAATATAGGTGAGATAATAAGTATTTTCCTTTCCGTGCTTTTAAAATGGCCTACTCCACTTATACCAATACACATTTTGTGGGTTAACCTTATAACTGACACACTACCAGCTCTTTCTCTTGGTGTTGACCCTGGTGATCCTGGAGTTATGGATTCAAAACCTAGAAATCCAAAGGACAGCTTGTTTAAGGGTTCTATTGTAAGTTTAATAGGGAATGGAATACTTATAGGATTATTAACCTTAGCTGCTTTTGTAGTTGGAGTTAAAGTTTACACTAAATCTAGTGTCTTATTCCCATTATTACCAGATGTTATTGATGCTGATGCACTAGAACATGCTCAAACTATGGCTTTTGTTGTTTTAAGTGTATCTCAATTAGTTCACTCATTAAATATGAGAAATGAAACTAAATCCATATTCCAAATAGGATTCTTTACAAATAAACTTTTAATAGGTTCAATACTTATAGGTATATTCCTACAAGATGTTATAATAACTGTTCCTTTCCTAGCTAATATATTTAAAGTACATGATCTTAATGCTAAAGATTGGCTATTTGTATCCATACTAAGTTTAATACCTCTACTAATTAATGAAATAGCAAAAGCCATTAAAAAAGCTAGAAAGTAATATGTACCAAATAATAAATATAAAAGAACAACTATTAAATAACAAATATAATAAATACCAAATCTCAAAAATCAAAGATAATTAATAAACAAAAATAGGAAATATATTTTGCTAAATTCACTAAACATCACTGTACATGTTTAAATGCCGTCTTGCACAATATATTTCCTATTTTAATTCTTAATTTAATTGTATTTTGACAATTCATAACTATACATTGCCTTCCACCATTTGTCATTCTATAATTTGTCAGTTCTCAACTTTAACTTGTAAAATTCCTTCTTCTAGTACCTTTACAAATTTCACCAGGTATTCTTCCTCTAAATCTCGAAACCTATTGAATTCTGGGCTATCTATATCTAGAACTCCAAATACTTCATTATTTTTCATTATAGGAATTACTATCTCTGAATTACTTTGGCAATCACAAGCTATGTGTCCAGGAAATTTGTGTACATCTTCTACTCTTACAACTCTTTTTTCTTTCACTGCTGTACCACATACCCCCTTACCAACTTTTATTCTATTACATGCAGGTCTTCCTTGAAATGGTCCTAAAACTAACTCTCCATTTCTCATTATGTAAAATCCCGCCCAGTTTATTCTATCTAATATAACATTAATTATAGCTGAAGCATTAGATAAGTTAGCTATTAAATCCTTTTCTGAACTAATTTGTCCCTTTAATAACATAACCATATATTTATATTTCTGTTCCAAAGTCATTTTTTCGATTCCATCTAATTTAAACATTGCTGTGACCTCCTTATAGTGAACTCTCCCTCCACTTGCCTATGCTGAAGTGAGGGGTTCTTGATTAAAATAATTGCAAATAATCATATGATTATACCACAAAAAGCATTAGGTACATGAAAATAAATAACAAGTCAAAAATGCTGGTATATTTTGTGTCAGACAAGGAAGCAGGTTCCGCCGCTAGTAGAACTATCGGTTGGTTCTGTTGACGCAGTATGACGCAAAATAGACTAGCATACTGACTTGTCATTTATTTGAATGTGCCTTACATTACCTGAATTATGAAATTTTTCTGGAATGACTTTCATAAGAAGCGAAGGAACTGTTTAAATTTAATTTTAGAAATTCTTCTTTTAGACATATAAAATTATCGTAAGTCTGGCAAGAACGCCAGGCTAGCGAACCTGAGGCAAGACGCTGAATGTGAGCGTTAGATAATTTTATATGGCTAAAAGATTAGGATTTCTTAAATTAAATTTATTGTTCCTAGCTTTTATGAAAGTCATGAAGGAGAAATTTCATAATTGCCTCACATTATACCTTATTGTAGGTTAATCATCATATAAACTTTCATATAAAATACTAAATTCTGTATTCACAACTAAGCTCCACATAGTGCTGTGCTGACTTTTTAATACTATCTATTTCCTCTTCTGTAAGTTCTCTTACTACTTTTGCAGGCACTCCCATACATAAAACTCCTGAGGGTATTTTTTTATTTTGAGTTACTAAACTTCCAGCTCCTATTATAGTATTTTCACCTATTTCAGCTCCATTCAATATAATAGCTCCCATTCCCACCAAAACATTATTTTTTACTGTACATCCATGAACTATAGCTCTGTGGCCTACAGTAACTCCGTCACCTAATGTACAGGGTTTATCCATATCCACATGAACTACAGAATTATCCTGTATGTTTGTGTTCTTTCCTATATAAATTTTATTAGTATCACCTCTTAAAACCGCTCCATACCATATATTAGCTCCCGTTTCCAAGGTCACATCACCTATTATATCTGCAGAAGTAGCTATAAAAGTTTTCTCATTTATATTAGGATTTTTGCCCTTAAAATTAGTTAACATATATATTCACCTCTCCTAAAATCTTTTAATTAATTCTAATATATATATAAATCTTTTACAAGGCGCTTATATATATCTTCCAACAATATTAAAACTAGGGCATAACCTGTAAAGTAAATACCCTAGTTTATAAATTAACTTTTTAATAATCAGTAATCATTGGATCTGCTGCTTCGTTTATTCTTTTTTTCTTTTTTACATAAGCGTAGAAAGGAATTCCCATAACTGCAAGTAATAATCCATATAAACATACTTCAACACCTGATCCCGCCATAGCCCAAAAGGCATATATCAATCCTAAACATGGTGTTATACACTTTTTAATAACCGTAATTATATCTATTTCCTTATTTTCTCTGAATATTAACTTTATTTCTGACGCTGCTGCAAAGGCATAAACAGGAAGATATGCCACTGTAGCCAATAACATTATAAAATTAAACGCTGAAAGCATAGACTTTGTGTAATTCATAAGCAAAAGTACATTTGTAAGTACAGACCCTATTATTAAAGAAGCATATGGTGTATTGTATTTTGGATGAACTTTTGCAAATACTTTTGGAAATATTCCTCCCTCACCTGCTGCATAGGAAACACGAGCTGTTGCAAAAATCCAACCTGTAGTAGTGCCAATAACACTTATAATAGAAGCTATTAATATAAATTTAGTAATGCCGCTACCTAAAAATCTAGAAAATATTTCTATAATAGGTGCTGAACTTTTAGCTAATTGTTCTTGTGGTACAGCTCCCATAGCACATACACTTATAAGCATATATACAATTATAGCTATTACAATCCCTAAAATAGTACTTAACTTAATATTTCTCTCTGGATTTCTTATTTCACCTGCTGCTACAGAAGCACTTTCAAAGCCTGTAAATGCCCAAAGTGTACACACCATAGCTGCTGGCAAAGTACTAATTCCTTTTCCAGTTGGAAAAGCTGGTGCTAAAAATTGCGGATTAAAATAGCATGCAGTTACAACTATAAATCCAAAAAATAAAGCTATTTTAAATATAGTAATGGCCGTTTGAATGA from Haloimpatiens massiliensis includes:
- a CDS encoding NAD(+) synthase, which gives rise to MYNGFIKLSTACPITNVADINFNLKNIKKCIDEALEDNSKLIVFPELSITSYTCGDLFNQKKLLFKSEEALQNLCLFSKDKDILIAVGAPLYSNSCLYNCAFIIFKGKILGIVPKSYIPNYSEFYEKRWFSEGLRIVDKHIDLKFQKHIPFGTNLIFTCGSFKFGVEICEDLWVTIPPSSYLSLLGANVIGNLSASNELVSKANYRKNLISNQSARCMCAYAYASSGVFESSTDLVFGGHLLIGENGNILSENNRFHRENQVVTSIIDIDKLVSERLKNISFRDSVKLCPFEALEIPFEFSDLNLGKFTRYIDKHPFVPGNSEERSLRCSEIFNIQASALAKRLTHTNSKKVIVGISGGLDSTLALLVIVKTFKLLNLPSENIIAITLPGFGTTDRTYNNAVSLCQKLKTDFREINIVDACLQHFKDINHPVENHDVTYENVQARERTQILMDIANKEGGLLIGTGDLSELALGWCTYNGDHMSMYSVNCSVPKTLVRYLVRYVAENEVAEDISNILIDILHTPVSPELLPKDKNGEITQKTEDIVGPYELHDFFLYHFIKTGSTKEKILFLAEKAFDGDYNKETINLWLEKFIKRFFTQQFKRSAIPDGPKVGTISLSPRGDWRMPSDASFNSFL
- a CDS encoding YaaR family protein, translated to MEINRIGRNVGIPQEKHEIKNKKDFSQNFNFARQQKSQKEMKEMLDNIKKKGNRLAITKSYRDVKAYKNLIKEYLQSVLSHMYKVEKDISFWQTQYFITVETVDEKLEEITAAILNEQCENLNIASTVDEITGLVVDLYK
- a CDS encoding chromate transporter, encoding MNELFTMFLTFFKIGAFTFGGGYAMIPLIEAEVVTRRHWISKEEFVDIIVISQSFPGALAVNCSTFIGYKMGGILGAILALLGVIMPSFFIIIAIAALFVQFRNNYIVDLIFKGIGAAVPILILVAISSLFKSVKKTYINYIIILLSIIAIAIFKVSPIWVVVCSALYGIIFLRKQVQ
- a CDS encoding chromate transporter, whose translation is MKLLIDIFLTFLKIGAFSFGGGYAMLPLIQKEIVEKHQWISFNTFKDIIGVSQMTPGPIAINSATFVGYKVAGIKGSLSGTLGVITFSFILVTVATHYLMKFKDSKLIKSALLGMRPALVGLIIAAFIQLGKDSYVEIKAIVIGLIIAFLSFKTKLHPILIIVISAVLGIIFYSI
- a CDS encoding MFS transporter; this translates as MEMEKRSSFNSWMFIIAYIFMGVLGGVALDTMVTFLDASAATKGIAASMSIIMGIGFYGGAALLLIVPKLGYKKVLAFSPIAFIGGTLLITKSSSVMLVAIAASVIMIGVCMFDAILSPFLSCYTTEENREKIFSTTLWTNILGMIAGTWSGGKLISHRFASRLGIGYAEAKTLTEKIADFNPTQLQAYIGAHKDALLIYAVVAAMTLVPILLIKEIPQDYKKVKKETKEKMNWKAFLNKYIVLFVLFAFLIRLGASLITPYFSVFLSRMGIDRATISSLISYQYFAMVMFIFVSPWIVKKLGRVVSLGGLALVSIPFMLVIANGAAFGSHMVMAVGTGLFLRSGFMNAAMPVQQALPMEFVSKEARPAYNAVIYVAQGIAQVVAGVLGKQFIFSLQNGYGKAYYVTGVIYIIASVMLLVVFTKKYNRPENKKQAEEQAA
- a CDS encoding cation-translocating P-type ATPase, translating into MWYKKSKEETIEALNVRISTGLSSEEVKRRKEKYGLNQLATKKQKSLFKMVFEQLNDILIYILLAAAVASGFLGEISDSIIIGIVIIINAVVGVIQESKAEKALEALKKLSTPKALVKRDGEVKEISSTEVVPGDVVVLDAGRFIPCDLRLIETANLKVEESALTGESVPVDKNADLLLNEDVPLGDQKNSAFMSTLVTYGRGLGIAIGTGMNTEIGKIAKMLDESENEQTPLQKKLEQLGKILGIGALVVCGVMFFVGLLQKRPAFEMFLTSISLAVAAIPEGLPAIVTIVLAMGVQKMIKRNAIVRKLPAVETLGSVNIVCSDKTGTLTQNKMTVTKFFADDSLYNIEDLNPENPVQKLLMENLILCNDATFSVESETGDPTEIALLAAGNKFNILKEDLEASHTRVNEIPFDSDRKLMTTVNKYGDKYYVMTKGAIDNLLNIIDKAYINGEFVTLTEDLKNQIIKASYAMSEDALRVLGAAYKIIDSPDISIEDLEKDLTFIGLVGMIDPPRLEVKDSISLCKSAGIKTIMITGDHKKTAFAIAKELDIATDENEAISGMELDKLSQEELNNKVDNLRVFARVSPEHKVMIVKAFKSKGNIVSMTGDGVNDAPSLKSADIGVAMGITGTDVAKGAADMVLTDDNFSTIVKAIEEGRNIFNNIKKSILFLLSCNIGEIISIFLSVLLKWPTPLIPIHILWVNLITDTLPALSLGVDPGDPGVMDSKPRNPKDSLFKGSIVSLIGNGILIGLLTLAAFVVGVKVYTKSSVLFPLLPDVIDADALEHAQTMAFVVLSVSQLVHSLNMRNETKSIFQIGFFTNKLLIGSILIGIFLQDVIITVPFLANIFKVHDLNAKDWLFVSILSLIPLLINEIAKAIKKARK
- a CDS encoding GAF domain-containing protein; this translates as MFKLDGIEKMTLEQKYKYMVMLLKGQISSEKDLIANLSNASAIINVILDRINWAGFYIMRNGELVLGPFQGRPACNRIKVGKGVCGTAVKEKRVVRVEDVHKFPGHIACDCQSNSEIVIPIMKNNEVFGVLDIDSPEFNRFRDLEEEYLVKFVKVLEEGILQVKVEN
- a CDS encoding gamma carbonic anhydrase family protein codes for the protein MLTNFKGKNPNINEKTFIATSADIIGDVTLETGANIWYGAVLRGDTNKIYIGKNTNIQDNSVVHVDMDKPCTLGDGVTVGHRAIVHGCTVKNNVLVGMGAIILNGAEIGENTIIGAGSLVTQNKKIPSGVLCMGVPAKVVRELTEEEIDSIKKSAQHYVELSCEYRI
- a CDS encoding APC family permease — its product is MKREISLKKQMGLLTATMLVAGNMIGSGIFMLPATLANTTGPGATIMAWTITGMGSIFLALSYANLGSKITKTGGPYEYPKEAFGDFVGFLNAWLYWNASWIGNAAIITSVASYTGALIPSISGSPFLSFVYTSSILWIFTIINIIGVKEASVIQTAITIFKIALFFGFIVVTACYFNPQFLAPAFPTGKGISTLPAAMVCTLWAFTGFESASVAAGEIRNPERNIKLSTILGIVIAIIVYMLISVCAMGAVPQEQLAKSSAPIIEIFSRFLGSGITKFILIASIISVIGTTTGWIFATARVSYAAGEGGIFPKVFAKVHPKYNTPYASLIIGSVLTNVLLLMNYTKSMLSAFNFIMLLATVAYLPVYAFAAASEIKLIFRENKEIDIITVIKKCITPCLGLIYAFWAMAGSGVEVCLYGLLLAVMGIPFYAYVKKKKRINEAADPMITDY